In the Hyphomonadaceae bacterium BL14 genome, one interval contains:
- a CDS encoding MFS transporter, which produces MADGAMSPASEPLNQSSPQARRRAFRLLFVCLMATGIGNSMLFAILPPLARQLEVAEVYVGAIYTLSALLFLTMSPVWGALSDRVGRRPLIVFGLASFAVSTLVFAAGAWAGQSGLLPPLAAIVAMALARCLFGGLGSATNPAAQAYVADRTSPFERTSALAGLTAAFGLGAMIGPALAAAFVERIGIAPFMIVIAALVGAGALVVRLTLPEKTPPKRQQGRPINPLVQFRFALDPRLTGFMLFGCAIWLSQAAGLQAVSFYVMDRLAIGPDEGLQLAGVALTAGAAALIFAQLAVIPALKTSPRVLMILGGVLMAVGNVGLVFAPNYAGIVVAFMLNSFGFGLGRSGFTGGASLAVNPEEQGRVAGLTTATAGVGFLIAPLTGLWLYQAVAPPAPFALNAALCAAGFALAVFHPRIRAAAAQAVDTHEDAGPGPV; this is translated from the coding sequence ATGGCTGACGGGGCAATGAGCCCGGCTTCCGAACCCCTCAATCAGTCCAGTCCGCAGGCGCGCCGGCGCGCCTTCCGGCTGTTGTTCGTGTGCCTGATGGCCACGGGCATCGGCAATTCCATGCTGTTCGCGATATTGCCGCCGCTGGCGCGCCAGCTGGAGGTGGCGGAGGTGTATGTCGGGGCGATCTATACCCTGTCGGCGCTGCTATTTCTGACCATGAGCCCGGTCTGGGGCGCGCTGTCGGACCGGGTGGGGCGGCGGCCCCTGATCGTGTTCGGGCTGGCGAGCTTTGCGGTGTCGACGCTGGTGTTCGCAGCCGGTGCCTGGGCGGGGCAGTCGGGGCTGCTGCCGCCGCTGGCGGCCATTGTGGCCATGGCTCTGGCGCGCTGCCTGTTCGGCGGGCTGGGCTCGGCGACCAATCCGGCAGCGCAGGCCTATGTCGCCGACCGCACCAGCCCGTTCGAGCGAACCAGCGCGCTGGCCGGGCTGACGGCAGCGTTCGGTCTGGGTGCCATGATCGGACCGGCACTGGCGGCGGCCTTTGTGGAGCGCATCGGCATCGCCCCCTTCATGATCGTGATTGCGGCGCTGGTGGGCGCGGGCGCATTGGTGGTGCGCCTGACCCTGCCGGAAAAGACCCCGCCCAAGCGTCAGCAGGGACGGCCGATCAATCCGCTGGTACAGTTCCGCTTTGCGCTGGATCCGCGCCTGACCGGTTTCATGCTGTTTGGCTGCGCGATCTGGCTGTCACAGGCGGCCGGCCTGCAGGCCGTGTCCTTTTACGTGATGGACCGCCTGGCAATTGGCCCGGATGAAGGATTGCAGCTGGCGGGTGTGGCGCTGACGGCCGGAGCCGCGGCGCTGATCTTCGCCCAGCTCGCCGTGATCCCGGCGCTGAAGACCAGCCCGCGCGTGCTGATGATCCTGGGCGGCGTGCTGATGGCGGTGGGCAATGTGGGGCTCGTGTTTGCGCCCAATTATGCCGGCATAGTCGTGGCCTTCATGCTCAACAGTTTCGGCTTCGGATTGGGGCGGTCCGGCTTTACCGGCGGTGCCTCGCTGGCGGTGAACCCCGAGGAGCAGGGGCGTGTGGCGGGCCTGACGACAGCGACGGCGGGCGTGGGCTTCCTGATCGCACCGCTGACCGGGCTGTGGCTTTATCAGGCGGTGGCACCCCCGGCCCCCTTTGCCCTGAACGCGGCGCTGTGCGCAGCGGGGTTCGCCCTGGCCGTCTTCCATCCGCGCATTCGCGCCGCCGCGGCCCAGGCGGTGGACACCCACGAGGATGCCGGGCCCGGACCGGTCTAG
- a CDS encoding DUF971 domain-containing protein encodes MTTGAPWPETLAFRAGARALDIRFDDGQTLSIPFELLRVESPSAEVQGHAAHQKKLVAGKARVQVTGAEPVGRYAVRLTFDDGHDSGIYSWRYLRELGETASERLDDYARRLKAAGLSR; translated from the coding sequence ATGACCACCGGTGCCCCCTGGCCGGAGACGCTGGCGTTCCGCGCCGGTGCCCGTGCACTCGACATCCGGTTTGACGATGGCCAGACCCTGTCCATCCCGTTCGAGCTGCTACGCGTGGAAAGCCCGTCTGCCGAAGTGCAGGGCCATGCTGCGCACCAGAAGAAGCTTGTTGCAGGCAAGGCCAGGGTGCAGGTCACCGGTGCCGAACCGGTGGGGCGCTACGCCGTGCGCCTGACCTTCGACGACGGCCATGATTCGGGAATCTATTCCTGGCGCTATCTGCGCGAGCTGGGCGAGACGGCGAGCGAGCGGCTGGACGACTATGCCCGGCGGCTCAAGGCCGCCGGGCTGTCGCGGTGA
- a CDS encoding ATP-grasp domain-containing protein translates to MPKEIRPRVLLTYSRSLMALTAAQSLSDHGIDVVGCDSVDMTVLQFSKHSRGHKLVADHREKPDKFITDLIKAADALRPRGDAPFVLMPIFEETSIIAAHAGRLREAGLIVAAPDHRSIVQVEPKDKLPAAAESAGVNFPRTIYPDSMEALDAALDSLAFPLITKPARGVGGRGVARHDSAARLKAWLEDKPPRSKAEWPLVQEAAPGDDFCFCALCEEGELRAWMTYRSLHGFPPKRGAGVLRETVDSAPFREEAAKLLRHLKWSGVCEIDYRWTGKADDTPSLIEVNPRFWAGLFQSVASGVDFPWLLYRQVTGDPVLEPPKVTIGRRSKVPLLALLSAAQSIAEEDSYFKNLSERWDKLADRDQKGFGEFINGLFDVKSLGAYLKALGETRDLTAEAATDFIPLDDPGTTLGVLFVLSSMIRRGELPPELRFDE, encoded by the coding sequence ATGCCCAAAGAGATCAGGCCGCGCGTCCTCCTGACCTATTCGCGCTCGCTGATGGCGCTGACCGCGGCGCAATCCCTGTCCGATCATGGTATTGATGTGGTGGGCTGCGACAGCGTGGACATGACGGTGCTGCAGTTTTCCAAGCACTCGCGCGGCCACAAGCTGGTCGCCGATCATCGCGAGAAGCCGGACAAATTCATCACCGATCTCATCAAGGCGGCGGACGCGCTGCGCCCGCGCGGGGATGCGCCCTTCGTGCTGATGCCGATCTTTGAAGAGACTTCGATTATCGCGGCTCATGCCGGCCGCCTGCGCGAGGCGGGGCTGATCGTGGCGGCGCCTGATCACCGCTCCATTGTGCAGGTGGAGCCCAAGGACAAGCTGCCGGCCGCCGCTGAAAGCGCCGGGGTGAATTTCCCGCGCACGATCTATCCCGATTCCATGGAGGCGCTGGACGCGGCGCTGGACAGCCTCGCCTTTCCGCTCATCACCAAGCCGGCGCGCGGCGTGGGCGGGCGCGGCGTGGCGCGCCATGACAGCGCCGCCAGGCTGAAGGCCTGGCTGGAAGACAAGCCGCCGCGCAGCAAGGCCGAATGGCCGCTCGTCCAGGAGGCCGCGCCGGGCGATGACTTCTGCTTCTGCGCGCTGTGCGAGGAGGGCGAGCTGCGCGCCTGGATGACCTATCGCAGTCTGCATGGCTTCCCGCCCAAGCGCGGCGCGGGCGTGCTGCGCGAGACCGTGGACAGCGCTCCGTTCAGGGAGGAGGCGGCGAAACTCCTGCGTCATCTCAAATGGTCGGGCGTGTGCGAGATCGATTACCGCTGGACCGGGAAGGCGGACGACACACCGTCTCTGATCGAGGTCAATCCGCGCTTCTGGGCGGGCCTGTTCCAGTCGGTGGCCAGCGGGGTGGATTTTCCCTGGCTGCTCTACCGGCAGGTGACCGGCGATCCGGTGCTGGAGCCGCCCAAGGTGACCATTGGCCGTCGCTCCAAAGTGCCGCTGCTGGCCCTCCTGAGCGCGGCCCAGTCCATCGCCGAGGAGGATTCCTATTTCAAAAACCTGTCCGAGCGCTGGGACAAGCTGGCGGATCGGGATCAGAAAGGCTTTGGCGAATTCATCAACGGCCTGTTTGATGTGAAGTCGCTGGGTGCCTACCTCAAGGCGCTCGGGGAGACCCGCGACCTGACTGCCGAGGCAGCCACGGACTTCATCCCGCTGGATGATCCGGGCACCACGCTGGGCGTCCTGTTCGTGCTGTCATCCATGATCCGGCGGGGAGAATTGCCGCCAGAGCTGAGGTTTGATGAGTGA
- a CDS encoding gamma-glutamyl-gamma-aminobutyrate hydrolase family protein (Members of this family of hydrolases with an active site Cys residue belong to MEROPS family C26.) — translation MSDANAARRPTIAVTTSAGTDYGVFTLIWAGVRLAGGRAVRVTPRTADTRPDAFDGLILAGGLNIHPDVYGRDVSPGARYDRGRDGLELEWAQAFWALRRPVLAICRGMQLLNVARGGAVSDILDKKVLNTLPSTPLGYMLYRKKVDITPGTRLARLWGRTRARVNSLHRQAVADLGEGLRVSARGEHGEAQALEGPPGVLRMAVQFHPEMMLYRRDMRDLFRTLVEAARHRDGESPANASQTGL, via the coding sequence ATGAGTGACGCTAACGCCGCGCGCCGCCCGACCATCGCCGTGACCACGTCGGCGGGGACCGATTATGGCGTCTTCACGCTGATCTGGGCGGGCGTACGCCTGGCGGGCGGGCGGGCCGTGCGGGTGACGCCGCGCACCGCGGACACCCGTCCGGACGCGTTTGACGGGCTGATTCTGGCCGGCGGGCTGAACATTCATCCTGATGTCTACGGGCGGGATGTCAGCCCCGGCGCGCGCTATGACCGGGGCCGGGACGGGCTCGAGCTGGAATGGGCGCAGGCGTTCTGGGCGCTCAGGCGCCCGGTCCTGGCGATCTGCCGGGGCATGCAGCTTCTGAACGTCGCGCGCGGCGGGGCGGTCAGCGATATCCTCGACAAAAAAGTGCTGAACACCCTGCCGTCCACACCGCTGGGCTACATGCTCTACCGCAAGAAAGTCGACATTACGCCGGGAACACGGCTGGCGCGCCTGTGGGGGCGGACGCGGGCGCGGGTCAATTCCCTGCACCGTCAGGCGGTGGCGGATCTGGGCGAGGGGCTGCGCGTGAGCGCGCGCGGCGAGCATGGCGAGGCACAAGCCCTGGAAGGCCCGCCGGGCGTCTTGCGCATGGCCGTCCAGTTTCATCCTGAAATGATGCTCTACCGGCGCGATATGCGCGATCTGTTCCGCACGTTGGTGGAGGCCGCCCGGCACCGAGATGGTGAATCGCCTGCTAACGCCTCGCAAACCGGGCTTTAA
- a CDS encoding lytic murein transglycosylase encodes MALSTFLKACLAALVLAAAALAAPARADMPDPATFPAWLDSFADRLEAEGVSAPVRASMLEGLTPDLRIVERDRTQPEFVRPVWQYLAGAASADRAAGGQRAATRHRDALDQVEARFGVDRHVLTAIWGLESAYGAIQGDFDVVRSLATLAWEGRRRGFAEAQLIAAARMIERGYATRDDLKGSWAGAMGQTQFIPTTYLERAVDMDGDGRRDIWASEADALGSAANLLVNAGWEAGAPVVVQVALPEAYDFARWSENARRPVSAWALDAVRPANGEWDSDDLYRTARLVLPAGARGPAFLAFGNFEALMRYNNSTAYGLGVAYLAKRLSSGVTPPEGWPEDDPPITRSQSRDLQEALTALGYNTGGVDGIVGANTRAALRRFQADNSLIADGYAGRQAHDAVMAARANR; translated from the coding sequence ATGGCGTTATCAACTTTTTTGAAGGCGTGCCTGGCCGCTCTTGTGTTGGCGGCGGCTGCGCTGGCCGCTCCGGCCCGCGCCGACATGCCCGATCCCGCCACCTTCCCGGCCTGGCTTGACTCGTTTGCCGACCGCCTGGAAGCCGAAGGCGTCAGCGCACCGGTGCGCGCGTCGATGCTGGAGGGGCTCACACCTGATCTGCGCATTGTCGAGCGCGACCGCACCCAGCCCGAGTTTGTCCGCCCGGTCTGGCAGTATCTGGCGGGTGCCGCGTCGGCGGACCGGGCTGCGGGCGGCCAGCGCGCCGCGACGCGCCACCGCGATGCGCTGGATCAGGTGGAGGCGCGCTTCGGCGTGGATCGCCATGTGCTGACCGCCATCTGGGGTCTGGAAAGCGCCTACGGTGCGATTCAGGGCGATTTTGACGTGGTGCGCTCGCTGGCCACGCTGGCCTGGGAGGGCCGCCGCCGGGGCTTTGCCGAAGCCCAGCTGATCGCCGCCGCGCGCATGATCGAGCGCGGCTACGCCACCCGTGATGATCTCAAGGGCAGCTGGGCGGGTGCCATGGGCCAGACCCAGTTCATTCCCACCACCTATCTGGAACGCGCCGTGGACATGGATGGTGACGGGCGGCGCGATATCTGGGCCAGCGAGGCGGACGCGCTGGGCTCCGCGGCCAATCTTCTGGTCAATGCCGGCTGGGAAGCCGGCGCGCCGGTCGTGGTTCAGGTCGCGTTGCCCGAGGCTTATGATTTTGCCCGCTGGAGCGAGAACGCCCGCCGCCCGGTCTCGGCCTGGGCGCTGGATGCGGTGCGCCCGGCCAATGGCGAATGGGATTCAGATGACCTCTACCGTACGGCCCGCCTGGTGCTGCCCGCCGGGGCGCGCGGTCCGGCCTTTCTGGCGTTCGGCAATTTCGAAGCGCTGATGCGGTACAATAACTCCACCGCCTACGGGCTGGGCGTGGCCTATCTGGCCAAGCGCCTGTCCAGTGGGGTCACGCCGCCCGAAGGCTGGCCGGAAGATGATCCGCCCATCACCCGCAGCCAGTCGCGCGACCTGCAGGAAGCGCTCACCGCGCTGGGTTATAATACCGGCGGGGTTGACGGGATTGTCGGTGCCAATACCCGCGCGGCGCTGCGGCGCTTCCAAGCCGACAACAGCCTGATCGCGGACGGCTATGCCGGGCGTCAGGCCCACGACGCCGTGATGGCCGCTCGCGCGAACCGCTAG
- a CDS encoding WecB/TagA/CpsF family glycosyltransferase gives MTAPQTQTAFCGAAPLVERRTASRHVWFLNTAFDRIGFGTALERIATRAADAPFAFVVTPNVDHLVRMRHDRSLAPLYAQAWLTVCDSRVLELLASLSGEDVDVTAGSDLTEALFETAIDRDEPIVVIGGSQAVIDGVRARYGLTDVRWHEPPMGLRHKPDAIADCAAFIAANPARFVFLCVGSPQQEMIAEACLERGDCVGVGLCVGASLDFLSGQARRAPRWIQRSRLEWLHRLSEEPARMWRRYLVEGPKVLVLWWEWRKARARLRAFERDLQKHFS, from the coding sequence ATGACTGCACCCCAGACCCAGACCGCTTTTTGTGGTGCGGCACCGCTCGTGGAGCGGCGCACGGCCTCGCGCCATGTCTGGTTCCTGAACACCGCCTTTGACCGCATCGGCTTTGGCACCGCCCTCGAGCGCATCGCCACGCGCGCGGCGGATGCGCCTTTCGCCTTTGTGGTAACGCCCAATGTCGATCATCTGGTGCGCATGCGCCATGATCGGTCGCTGGCACCGCTTTACGCCCAGGCGTGGCTCACCGTATGCGACAGCCGTGTGCTGGAATTGCTGGCATCCCTGTCGGGCGAGGATGTGGACGTGACAGCGGGGTCTGACCTGACCGAGGCCCTGTTCGAGACCGCCATCGACCGCGATGAGCCAATTGTGGTCATTGGCGGGTCACAGGCGGTGATTGACGGGGTGAGGGCGCGTTACGGCCTGACGGATGTGCGCTGGCATGAGCCGCCCATGGGCCTGCGCCACAAGCCCGACGCGATTGCTGATTGCGCCGCCTTCATCGCCGCCAACCCGGCCCGCTTTGTATTTCTGTGCGTGGGCTCGCCCCAGCAAGAGATGATCGCCGAGGCCTGCCTGGAGCGCGGCGATTGTGTGGGCGTGGGGCTGTGCGTGGGCGCGTCGCTGGACTTTCTGTCCGGGCAGGCCCGCCGGGCGCCGCGGTGGATTCAGCGCTCTCGGCTGGAATGGCTGCACCGCCTGAGCGAGGAACCTGCCCGCATGTGGCGGCGTTATCTGGTCGAGGGGCCCAAGGTGCTGGTTCTGTGGTGGGAGTGGCGTAAAGCCCGCGCCCGGCTGCGCGCGTTCGAGCGCGACCTGCAAAAGCACTTTTCCTGA
- a CDS encoding Trm112 family protein produces MSKTADTSRPAEAGLDPKLLEILVCPHSRGPLEYDRAAGELISRQAGLAYPIREGVPIMLVEEARELDR; encoded by the coding sequence ATGAGCAAGACCGCTGACACCTCCCGCCCGGCTGAAGCCGGTCTCGATCCCAAACTGCTCGAGATTCTGGTCTGCCCGCACTCGCGCGGGCCGCTGGAGTATGACCGCGCCGCGGGCGAGCTGATTTCGCGCCAGGCCGGGCTCGCCTATCCGATCCGCGAAGGCGTGCCCATCATGCTGGTCGAGGAAGCCCGCGAGCTGGACCGGTAA
- the motA gene encoding flagellar motor stator protein MotA produces MFQIIGIVAVFGLVFGGFVLSGGKFDIIVKALPFEMMMIGGAAVGAFLIGNAPKTVTKTLGDFGKIISGSKWKQQDYIDLLTLLFQLTKTMKTKGVIALESHIEKPHESAIFTAFPRILKDHFAVDFICDTLRMMTMNLEDPHQVEDAMEKQLEKHHHEAASPAHALQSMADALPALGIVAAVLGIIKTMGAIDSPPAYLGKMIGGALTGTFLGVFLAYGFVGPFAARMQAVYDEESIFYHIIQNVLVAHLHGNAAQISVEIGRGAVPSAFQPSFMELEEAISTVQAA; encoded by the coding sequence ATGTTTCAGATTATTGGCATCGTAGCCGTGTTCGGCCTCGTGTTTGGCGGCTTCGTGCTGTCAGGTGGCAAGTTCGACATCATCGTGAAGGCGCTGCCCTTCGAGATGATGATGATTGGCGGGGCGGCGGTCGGCGCCTTCCTCATCGGCAATGCGCCCAAGACCGTCACCAAGACGCTGGGCGATTTCGGCAAGATCATCTCGGGCTCCAAATGGAAGCAGCAGGACTATATCGACCTGCTCACGCTTCTGTTCCAGCTCACCAAGACGATGAAAACCAAGGGTGTCATCGCGCTGGAATCGCATATCGAGAAGCCGCACGAGAGCGCGATCTTCACGGCCTTTCCGCGCATCCTCAAGGACCATTTCGCGGTGGATTTCATCTGCGACACGCTGCGCATGATGACCATGAATCTGGAAGATCCCCACCAGGTCGAGGACGCGATGGAAAAGCAGCTGGAAAAGCACCATCACGAAGCGGCCAGCCCCGCCCATGCCTTGCAGTCCATGGCCGACGCGCTGCCGGCGCTGGGCATCGTGGCGGCGGTGCTGGGCATCATCAAGACCATGGGCGCAATCGATTCGCCGCCAGCCTATCTGGGCAAGATGATCGGCGGGGCGCTGACCGGCACCTTCCTGGGCGTGTTCCTGGCCTATGGCTTTGTTGGCCCGTTCGCGGCCCGCATGCAGGCGGTCTATGACGAAGAGAGCATTTTCTACCATATTATCCAGAACGTGCTGGTCGCCCACCTGCATGGCAACGCTGCCCAGATCTCCGTCGAGATCGGCCGTGGCGCGGTGCCCAGCGCCTTCCAGCCAAGCTTCATGGAGCTGGAAGAAGCCATCTCCACCGTGCAGGCGGCCTAA
- a CDS encoding pilus assembly protein translates to MKLFKDKAGNVAVTFALALVPLCGLGGVAVDTAQLMGVRAQLQNEADQAALNGAVEGPDGDFARYRTIAHDRILDRRAMQNLNVTGSWSGADYTVSITGTMTTALVHIVPGLSDTVNVRADAVARLHQPLLQYEPPLISELDPEAGDYNRIYVYCFDPDPAAGKTMEERRTQRTAIQDNAGTSYTYTWPRCEDGETISFELYNVRFSRTAPARWDDASTDGQSWCHHRPAPCRFNYHTDTRMVNNVENHSGLELNIVETMLCDTYEECRPASEGGIIPSGRDRTPNRETRPCEPGKFMYYGWEDRPPGLEGPSANWTQVAWTDNDFDDIRVIMECPQYDDTGERFVRLIR, encoded by the coding sequence ATGAAACTGTTCAAGGACAAGGCCGGGAATGTGGCGGTGACCTTTGCGCTCGCCCTTGTGCCGCTATGCGGCCTGGGCGGGGTCGCGGTGGATACGGCCCAGCTGATGGGCGTGCGCGCCCAGCTCCAGAATGAGGCCGACCAGGCGGCGCTGAACGGCGCGGTCGAAGGGCCGGACGGTGATTTTGCGCGCTACCGCACCATCGCGCACGACCGTATTCTGGACCGCCGCGCCATGCAGAATCTGAACGTCACCGGATCGTGGAGCGGGGCGGACTACACCGTGTCGATCACGGGGACCATGACCACGGCGCTGGTGCATATCGTGCCGGGCCTCAGCGATACGGTGAACGTTCGCGCCGACGCCGTGGCGCGCCTGCATCAGCCGCTTCTGCAGTACGAGCCGCCGCTGATCAGCGAGCTGGACCCGGAGGCCGGGGACTATAACCGCATCTATGTCTATTGCTTCGATCCGGACCCGGCAGCGGGCAAGACGATGGAAGAGCGCCGCACCCAGCGCACCGCGATCCAGGACAATGCCGGGACCAGCTATACCTATACCTGGCCGCGCTGCGAGGACGGCGAGACCATCAGTTTCGAGCTGTACAACGTGCGCTTCTCGCGCACCGCGCCGGCCCGATGGGACGACGCCTCCACCGATGGCCAGTCCTGGTGCCACCACCGGCCCGCGCCGTGCCGTTTCAACTATCACACCGATACGCGCATGGTGAACAATGTGGAGAACCACTCCGGGCTTGAGCTCAATATTGTCGAGACCATGCTGTGCGACACGTATGAGGAATGCCGGCCGGCCAGCGAGGGCGGCATCATCCCGTCTGGCAGGGACCGCACGCCAAACCGGGAGACACGTCCCTGCGAGCCGGGCAAGTTCATGTATTACGGCTGGGAGGACCGTCCGCCGGGCCTGGAAGGTCCGAGCGCCAACTGGACCCAGGTCGCCTGGACCGACAATGACTTCGACGATATCCGGGTGATCATGGAATGCCCGCAATACGACGATACCGGTGAGCGCTTCGTGCGCCTGATCCGCTAG
- the mnmC gene encoding FAD-dependent 5-carboxymethylaminomethyl-2-thiouridine(34) oxidoreductase MnmC: MTSQPLTLTRPHARLDWASGPMARDHGDMYFQPEDGLAEARAVFVAGAGYPERFHDGVTIVGELGFGTGLNFLALWDSLRRHAPAGARLHMVSVEGFPLMRADAARALAVFPELAPLADALLAAWPSPHCGPHRRVFDGGRVCLTLHHDEVTAALGQMDFAADAWFLDGFAPAKNPAMWTDAALAGVARLCAPGARAVTFTVAGAVRRGLAASGFDVAKRPGFGRKRERLEAVYAGPPRPPLAGPFAPGGRMDGPVAIIGGGIAAASLADAFARRGRGVTVFAHGGWGAGASGAPLGLLTPRLEAADRPHNRALLAAFDFAVQRYRQTGAFDGAGVLRLGEAERLQRLAGALDDDFTWLDGAASAGITGWDTPGLFMARAGTFEPARLLAALGGTAGLRDARVEALEPGPDGVRLFGHDGAGLGDFAAVILAGGAAGRDLMAGQLPLEAAAGQVAVFDSAFAPASAAAWGGYAAAMPGGLMLGATHDKGDDPGDAAHAGTALRALAQAGPAGLAQALGEVRGHWGGVRAATADRLPAVGNLPDGSFCALWADLAQGRAGAAVPPPGAGLSPRVFTLTGLGARGFAHAPLLAEALASQLCGEPPPLERAALQALHPARLAWRSLKRG; the protein is encoded by the coding sequence ATGACCTCCCAACCCCTCACCCTGACACGTCCCCATGCGCGGCTGGACTGGGCGTCCGGTCCAATGGCGCGCGATCATGGCGATATGTATTTCCAGCCCGAAGACGGGCTGGCCGAGGCGCGCGCGGTGTTTGTGGCCGGCGCGGGGTATCCCGAACGCTTCCATGACGGCGTGACCATCGTGGGCGAGCTGGGTTTCGGCACCGGGCTCAATTTCCTGGCGCTGTGGGACAGTTTGCGCCGCCACGCGCCCGCCGGCGCGCGCCTGCACATGGTGTCTGTCGAGGGCTTTCCGCTGATGCGCGCCGACGCCGCGCGGGCGCTGGCGGTGTTTCCCGAGCTCGCCCCGCTGGCCGACGCGCTGCTGGCGGCCTGGCCCTCGCCCCATTGCGGCCCGCACCGGCGTGTGTTCGACGGCGGCCGGGTCTGCCTGACTCTCCATCATGACGAGGTCACCGCCGCGCTCGGCCAGATGGATTTCGCGGCGGATGCCTGGTTTCTCGACGGCTTCGCCCCGGCGAAAAACCCCGCCATGTGGACAGATGCGGCGCTGGCGGGTGTCGCCAGGCTGTGCGCGCCGGGTGCTCGCGCCGTGACCTTCACCGTGGCCGGGGCCGTGCGCCGGGGCCTCGCCGCCTCGGGTTTCGATGTGGCCAAGCGCCCCGGTTTTGGGCGCAAGCGTGAACGGCTTGAAGCCGTCTATGCCGGACCGCCGCGCCCGCCCCTGGCCGGGCCTTTTGCGCCGGGCGGCCGGATGGACGGGCCTGTGGCGATCATCGGTGGCGGGATTGCCGCGGCGAGCCTGGCTGACGCCTTTGCCCGGCGCGGGCGCGGCGTCACTGTCTTTGCGCATGGCGGCTGGGGTGCCGGCGCGTCGGGCGCGCCGCTGGGCCTGCTGACGCCGCGCCTCGAAGCGGCTGACCGGCCACACAATCGCGCCCTGCTGGCGGCGTTTGATTTTGCGGTTCAGCGCTATCGCCAGACCGGCGCGTTCGATGGCGCTGGCGTACTGCGCCTGGGCGAGGCCGAGCGCCTGCAGCGCCTGGCCGGGGCGCTGGACGATGATTTCACATGGCTGGACGGTGCCGCCAGCGCCGGCATCACTGGCTGGGACACACCGGGCCTGTTCATGGCGCGCGCCGGGACGTTCGAACCCGCGCGCCTGCTGGCGGCCCTGGGCGGCACGGCCGGACTGCGCGATGCGCGGGTCGAGGCGCTGGAGCCCGGACCGGATGGCGTCCGGCTTTTCGGTCACGATGGCGCAGGGCTGGGTGATTTTGCGGCGGTGATCCTGGCGGGCGGCGCGGCGGGACGGGACCTGATGGCGGGCCAGCTGCCACTGGAGGCGGCCGCCGGGCAGGTCGCGGTGTTTGACAGCGCGTTCGCGCCGGCCTCGGCAGCGGCCTGGGGCGGGTATGCCGCGGCCATGCCCGGTGGCCTGATGCTGGGCGCGACCCATGACAAGGGCGATGATCCCGGCGATGCGGCCCATGCCGGGACGGCACTGCGCGCCCTGGCGCAGGCGGGACCGGCGGGTCTGGCGCAGGCGCTGGGAGAGGTGCGCGGGCACTGGGGCGGTGTGCGGGCCGCCACAGCCGACCGGCTGCCGGCGGTGGGAAATCTGCCCGATGGGTCCTTCTGCGCGCTGTGGGCCGACCTGGCGCAGGGCCGTGCAGGTGCAGCTGTGCCACCGCCCGGTGCCGGGCTGTCACCGCGCGTCTTCACCCTCACCGGTCTGGGCGCGCGCGGTTTCGCCCATGCGCCGCTGCTGGCCGAGGCACTGGCCAGCCAGCTGTGCGGCGAGCCGCCGCCGCTGGAGCGCGCTGCGCTGCAGGCACTGCACCCGGCGCGCTTGGCCTGGCGGTCGCTGAAGCGGGGCTAA
- a CDS encoding LON peptidase substrate-binding domain-containing protein: MSQIEDLPLEIALFPIRGCILPPGEHLPLNVFEPRYLNMIDDAMAGDGHIAMVQPRGDGPRDAPRLERVATAGRIVSHTETQDGRYLIVLAGVCRFTIAGEAVRRTPYRMARADYSGFEGDLAPAPSADHMRTQLLAVMRAYFELTGLSADWASLLSAPVNTVVDRVVMAAPLESDHKQALLTAHAGPDRASILCALMEEALARAGQTGRA, translated from the coding sequence ATGAGCCAGATCGAAGACCTTCCCCTGGAAATCGCGCTGTTTCCGATCCGCGGCTGCATTTTGCCGCCAGGCGAGCATTTGCCGCTGAACGTGTTCGAACCGCGCTATCTCAACATGATTGACGACGCCATGGCCGGTGACGGCCATATTGCCATGGTGCAGCCGCGTGGCGACGGACCGCGCGATGCGCCCCGGCTGGAGCGGGTGGCGACGGCCGGGCGTATTGTCAGCCATACCGAGACCCAGGACGGCCGGTATCTGATCGTGCTGGCGGGCGTCTGCCGGTTCACCATTGCGGGCGAGGCGGTGCGCCGTACGCCTTACCGGATGGCCCGGGCGGATTATTCCGGTTTTGAGGGCGATCTGGCCCCCGCCCCGTCAGCCGACCATATGCGCACCCAATTGCTGGCGGTGATGCGCGCCTATTTCGAGCTCACCGGCCTGTCGGCGGACTGGGCGTCCCTGCTCAGCGCGCCGGTCAACACAGTGGTCGACCGGGTGGTTATGGCCGCGCCTCTGGAGTCTGACCACAAGCAGGCCCTGCTCACCGCCCATGCAGGACCGGACCGCGCGTCCATCCTGTGCGCCCTGATGGAAGAGGCGCTGGCGCGCGCCGGACAGACCGGCCGCGCCTGA